The Corynebacterium tuberculostearicum genome window below encodes:
- a CDS encoding N-6 DNA methylase: MTSAAFTAASTTLATQLATIDRELESDRRTSPEDQLKVPVSTFLTTIGDQRPAQVNVFTEHRQLTGDNVQGVRLDMAIKDGFGRLVGHIELKAPGKSANPHRQAGWSKHDKAQWKRLENHANLVYTNGWEWTLLRHGMDRPVAHVLLSPNTDGTLPEGQVEQLSNLLDQFLSWKPTTPSNPRGLAEQLAPLARLLRDSVKEIVTDKTPDALDSLYEHWQKDLMPRATPAQFADSFAQTFTYALLLARVESDLPSSQFTANAITPALRRNGHRLIGSVLELMGQDQNRSLVDGPVSLLEATIGSVDVDKFTANADPWLYFYEDFLAAYDPKMRAEAGVYYTPVEIVEAQVRLLDTVLKTRFGRPDGLGDDNTKLLDNACGTATYPLAVARHVIDNSAAPQDEARSLAKRLHAFEILMGPYSVAHMRLTQLLESTGIQLGKDGVQVFLTNSLTDPGEVSADHQQISLWEVMEDINEENRRAGLVKDDHTDIRIILGNPPYHRLSRAEALGSASGTYQNVVLEEARGNRPLLDDFIEPLKAHGLGGQAKNLYNSYIFFMRWAIWKACEQHKNETGVVSYITASSYLRGPGFAGVREYMRRVFDEVWIIDLGGEGRGARTEENVFSIGTPVAIFLGIQHPNTSTGTPKRHADRIKQKAAVYYQRISGTGLTPGKWTRRGLAMLL; this comes from the coding sequence ATGACTTCCGCAGCGTTTACCGCCGCCAGCACCACCCTCGCCACCCAGCTCGCCACCATCGACCGCGAACTTGAAAGCGACCGCCGCACGAGCCCCGAAGACCAGCTGAAAGTCCCCGTCTCCACATTCCTGACCACCATCGGCGACCAGCGTCCCGCACAGGTCAACGTGTTCACAGAACACCGCCAGTTAACCGGCGACAACGTCCAGGGCGTGCGCCTCGACATGGCCATAAAAGACGGCTTCGGCCGCCTGGTCGGCCACATCGAGCTGAAAGCCCCCGGAAAATCCGCCAACCCCCACCGCCAGGCAGGCTGGTCAAAACACGACAAAGCCCAGTGGAAACGACTAGAAAACCACGCCAACCTCGTCTACACCAACGGCTGGGAATGGACCCTGCTCCGCCACGGCATGGACCGGCCGGTAGCCCACGTCCTGCTCAGTCCCAACACCGACGGCACCCTGCCGGAGGGGCAGGTGGAGCAACTGTCCAACCTGCTCGACCAGTTTCTTTCCTGGAAACCCACCACCCCCTCCAACCCACGCGGCTTGGCCGAACAGCTCGCCCCACTGGCACGCCTGCTGCGCGACTCGGTTAAAGAAATCGTCACCGACAAAACCCCAGACGCGCTCGACAGCCTCTATGAGCACTGGCAAAAAGACCTCATGCCGCGCGCAACACCCGCCCAGTTCGCCGACAGTTTTGCCCAAACATTCACCTACGCCCTCCTTTTGGCGCGCGTCGAATCCGACCTGCCCTCCAGCCAGTTCACCGCCAACGCCATCACCCCAGCATTGCGCCGCAACGGTCACCGACTAATCGGCTCCGTGCTGGAGTTGATGGGACAAGACCAAAACCGCTCCCTGGTCGACGGGCCAGTCTCCCTGCTGGAGGCAACCATCGGATCTGTGGACGTGGACAAATTCACCGCCAACGCCGACCCGTGGCTGTACTTCTACGAAGACTTCCTCGCGGCCTACGACCCGAAAATGCGCGCCGAGGCGGGCGTGTACTACACCCCTGTCGAAATCGTCGAAGCCCAAGTACGACTGCTGGACACGGTGCTGAAAACCCGCTTCGGCCGCCCCGACGGGCTGGGGGATGACAACACGAAACTGCTGGACAATGCCTGCGGAACAGCCACATATCCATTGGCGGTTGCCCGTCACGTCATCGACAATTCCGCCGCGCCGCAAGACGAGGCCCGAAGCCTTGCCAAACGCCTCCACGCGTTCGAAATTCTGATGGGGCCATACTCGGTGGCCCACATGCGCCTCACCCAACTGCTGGAATCCACCGGCATCCAACTCGGCAAAGACGGCGTGCAAGTGTTTCTCACCAACTCGCTTACCGATCCGGGGGAAGTGTCCGCCGACCACCAGCAAATCTCACTGTGGGAGGTCATGGAGGACATCAACGAGGAAAACCGTCGTGCGGGACTCGTTAAAGACGACCACACTGATATAAGGATAATTTTAGGAAATCCGCCGTACCACCGTCTCTCACGTGCGGAAGCGCTGGGTTCTGCGTCTGGTACATATCAGAATGTTGTTTTGGAAGAGGCGCGCGGCAACCGCCCCCTCCTCGACGATTTCATCGAACCGCTCAAAGCCCACGGACTTGGCGGCCAAGCCAAAAACCTCTACAACTCCTACATCTTTTTCATGCGCTGGGCCATCTGGAAAGCCTGCGAACAGCACAAAAACGAAACCGGCGTAGTCAGCTACATTACCGCCTCGTCCTACCTGCGCGGCCCCGGCTTCGCGGGCGTGCGCGAATACATGCGCCGCGTCTTCGACGAAGTCTGGATCATCGACCTGGGCGGCGAGGGCCGCGGTGCCCGCACTGAGGAAAACGTTTTTAGCATCGGAACCCCCGTAGCCATCTTCCTGGGCATACAACACCCCAATACCTCAACCGGCACACCCAAACGCCACGCCGACCGCATCAAACAGAAAGCCGCCGTCTACTACCAGCGCATTTCGGGAACGGGCCTGACCCCCGGAAAGTGGACACGTCGGGGGTTAGCTATGCTGCTCTAG
- a CDS encoding IS3 family transposase (programmed frameshift), whose amino-acid sequence MSRYSEQFKRDAVALYENNEDLSLNSASAELGINRASLHSWIKKYGTGKRARTKSMRDKVQAANDSERIRQLEKENAKLREERDILRKAAKYFGRRDSLVIRFQFVYDHRTEFSVKRMCQVLKLNRSSFYKWVQTREERRLKTCSDALIGARIKTIFDDEYGLYGAKRIAASLKADTSFGPINHKKVARIMKSMGLKGFTKRRRCVTTRRKPGHRVMPDLVGRRFTADRPNHVYVGDITYLPCKGGKNMYLATVIDVYSRKLVGHALADHMRVSLVIEALSHARKVRGSLKGAIFHSDHGSVYTSQAFRNYCSSLGVRQSMGAVGTSADNALAESFNATLKREILRDRKVFDNPISCRQEVFRWCMRYNTRRRHSWCNLSAPDVFEAENSATLTRAA is encoded by the exons ATGTCCAGGTACTCCGAACAGTTCAAACGCGATGCCGTGGCCCTCTACGAAAACAATGAGGACCTCTCACTGAACTCAGCATCAGCAGAGCTCGGTATCAACCGTGCCTCGCTGCATTCTTGGATCAAGAAGTACGGCACCGGCAAACGTGCCCGCACAAAAAGCATGCGCGACAAGGTCCAAGCAGCGAATGATTCCGAACGGATCCGCCAGTTAGAAAAAGAGAACGCAAAGCTGCGCGAAGAACGTGACATCCTGCGCAAGGCCGCGAAATATTTTG GCCGAAGAGACTCACTGGTGATCCGCTTCCAGTTTGTCTATGACCACCGAACCGAATTCTCGGTTAAGCGGATGTGCCAGGTGTTAAAGCTCAATCGCTCCTCGTTCTACAAATGGGTGCAAACCCGCGAAGAACGCAGGTTAAAGACGTGTTCGGATGCTCTTATTGGTGCAAGAATCAAGACCATCTTCGATGATGAATACGGGCTTTATGGTGCTAAACGCATCGCTGCAAGCCTTAAAGCCGATACGAGCTTTGGCCCGATAAATCACAAGAAAGTCGCACGAATCATGAAATCCATGGGACTTAAAGGCTTTACCAAACGCCGCCGATGCGTCACTACCAGGCGTAAGCCTGGTCACCGCGTCATGCCAGATCTAGTAGGCCGCAGATTCACAGCTGACAGGCCAAACCACGTCTATGTAGGCGACATTACGTACCTGCCGTGTAAGGGCGGCAAGAACATGTACCTGGCCACGGTCATCGACGTCTACTCGCGCAAACTTGTCGGACATGCACTCGCCGATCACATGCGGGTATCACTGGTTATCGAAGCTTTGTCCCATGCCAGGAAAGTCCGCGGAAGCCTTAAAGGGGCAATTTTCCATTCTGATCACGGCAGCGTGTACACCTCACAAGCCTTTAGGAACTATTGCTCGTCGTTGGGTGTGCGCCAGTCTATGGGAGCGGTAGGAACGAGTGCTGATAACGCCCTAGCAGAATCGTTTAACGCCACGCTCAAGCGGGAAATCTTGCGTGACAGGAAAGTCTTTGACAATCCGATCTCCTGCCGCCAAGAAGTCTTCCGGTGGTGCATGCGCTACAACACACGCCGACGGCACTCCTGGTGCAATCTTTCAGCTCCTGACGTCTTTGAAGCCGAGAATTCAGCTACACTGACTAGAGCAGCATAG
- a CDS encoding type ISP restriction/modification enzyme: protein MSTKQGSGPTRTEKLSALQFVDTPENDDKWLQLPNEDWGDKFVPSSAAALSDGVPLDNVFPWYYSGSKAGRTWVIAPTEAALKSRLQTLQSVADSAEGKTLFDESPSGRKYDSSSSSNLIPASADRSAAISTDADLDKAATQRYGYRSFDRQMAIADHRLVDRPGASWQIVSNNQIFLTSLSTTALGNGPAVTVSPYVPDLHFFRGSFGAKDIRPLYRTDSTSQPNISASLLQALENAYGQPVDAFDVAAYVVGLLGTSAYTARFEEELSEAPAHVIFTADKTLFDQVAEFGRTIIFEQSWGERGAKLNQFGQPVGQRFRGKASLGVATPADDYPESWSYDEDTHQLTVGGGRFDHVSPEVAHFEVSGMNVLRSWLGYRMKNPAGKSSSPLDQMQAATWQHDGELLELLWQLEFMVAAEPRGAELLDRVITGEKITPAELGVPTAAEMKAPPKKQQGTMFE from the coding sequence GTGTCCACCAAACAGGGGTCAGGTCCAACCCGGACAGAAAAACTGTCCGCACTCCAATTCGTCGACACCCCAGAAAACGACGATAAGTGGCTACAACTGCCCAACGAAGACTGGGGAGACAAATTCGTTCCCTCCAGCGCAGCGGCCCTATCGGACGGCGTACCCCTCGACAACGTTTTCCCGTGGTACTACTCAGGGTCTAAAGCTGGTCGAACGTGGGTTATTGCACCCACAGAAGCAGCACTGAAATCTAGGCTGCAAACCTTACAATCAGTCGCTGACTCTGCCGAGGGAAAGACCTTGTTCGACGAGTCGCCCTCCGGCCGGAAGTACGATTCCTCCAGCTCCTCGAACCTAATTCCAGCGTCCGCGGATCGGAGCGCAGCAATCAGCACGGATGCGGATTTGGACAAAGCTGCGACACAACGCTACGGATACAGATCTTTCGACAGACAGATGGCCATTGCCGACCATCGGTTGGTAGATCGCCCTGGAGCATCGTGGCAAATAGTTAGCAACAACCAGATATTTTTAACCTCGCTATCCACCACAGCTCTAGGCAACGGCCCTGCCGTCACCGTGAGTCCATATGTTCCCGACCTTCATTTTTTCCGTGGCTCTTTCGGTGCGAAAGACATTCGTCCCCTCTACCGCACCGACAGCACCTCCCAGCCGAACATTTCCGCCAGCCTGCTCCAGGCGCTGGAGAACGCTTACGGGCAGCCGGTGGATGCTTTCGACGTGGCCGCCTACGTGGTGGGCCTGCTGGGCACCTCTGCCTACACCGCACGTTTTGAGGAGGAACTTTCCGAAGCCCCGGCACACGTCATTTTCACCGCCGACAAGACCCTGTTTGACCAGGTGGCCGAGTTCGGCCGTACCATCATTTTTGAGCAAAGCTGGGGCGAGCGCGGCGCGAAACTCAACCAGTTCGGCCAGCCGGTCGGCCAGCGGTTCCGTGGCAAAGCCAGCCTGGGTGTGGCCACACCGGCCGATGATTACCCCGAGTCGTGGTCGTATGACGAAGACACCCACCAGCTCACCGTCGGCGGGGGTCGCTTCGACCATGTTTCCCCCGAGGTTGCCCACTTTGAGGTTTCCGGCATGAACGTGCTGCGCTCCTGGCTGGGCTACCGCATGAAAAACCCTGCGGGGAAATCGTCGTCGCCGCTCGACCAGATGCAGGCGGCAACATGGCAGCACGACGGGGAACTGCTGGAGCTTCTGTGGCAGCTGGAGTTTATGGTGGCGGCGGAGCCGCGCGGTGCGGAACTGCTTGACCGTGTGATTACAGGCGAAAAAATCACCCCCGCGGAGTTGGGGGTTCCGACGGCGGCGGAGATGAAAGCCCCGCCGAAGAAACAGCAGGGAACCATGTTTGAGTAA
- a CDS encoding IS256 family transposase yields MTTVTRRDPADKAKIDAIEKKLLANPEIAKLIDDLGTSTTDANDLVRGMLQASITRGLNAEMDAHLGYESGDRSGKAAAGTDNHRNGSYTKTVDSNYGPVTVDVPRDRAGTFLPTMVPKGSRRLTDVDDMIVSLYAGGMTIRDIQHHMATAMRVDISHETISAVTDAVLDEVMVWQNRQLDEFYPVIFLDALRIKVRDGGRVVNKSAYMAIGVDLDGIKHILGLWIAKEEGASFWAQVCANLSNRGVKDVFIVCCDGLKGLPEAVEATWPNSMVQTCIVHLIRAANRWVAYGDRRAVSAALKKVYTAADESTAKAALAEFEASELGEKYPRSVKVWQDAWGRFVPFLQFPPAARKVIYTTNSIESFNNELRKATRNRVQFTNDESALKTLWLMICNIEDKRAAKRAKEGKRVSATAGRLMEGARVSGWKQAINQMAVAYPDRFDKYL; encoded by the coding sequence ATGACTACTGTGACAAGACGAGATCCGGCCGATAAGGCCAAGATTGACGCGATTGAAAAGAAGCTGCTTGCTAACCCCGAAATCGCGAAACTGATTGATGACCTAGGCACATCGACAACGGATGCCAACGACCTAGTTCGGGGCATGCTGCAAGCCTCAATCACCAGAGGTTTGAATGCTGAAATGGATGCCCACCTTGGCTACGAGTCCGGCGACAGGAGCGGCAAAGCTGCAGCTGGGACAGACAATCACCGCAACGGGTCGTACACAAAGACCGTGGATTCGAACTACGGGCCGGTAACCGTTGATGTCCCTAGGGATCGGGCGGGAACATTCTTGCCGACTATGGTCCCTAAAGGCTCGAGGCGATTGACTGACGTTGATGACATGATTGTCAGCTTGTACGCCGGTGGAATGACCATTAGGGATATCCAGCACCACATGGCAACTGCGATGCGGGTTGATATCTCTCATGAGACGATTTCTGCGGTTACTGACGCCGTCTTGGATGAGGTCATGGTCTGGCAAAACCGCCAGCTAGACGAGTTCTACCCGGTCATTTTCCTGGACGCACTACGCATTAAAGTCCGCGATGGAGGCCGAGTTGTCAACAAGTCCGCGTACATGGCAATCGGCGTGGACCTCGACGGGATCAAGCACATTTTGGGATTGTGGATTGCCAAGGAAGAAGGTGCCTCCTTTTGGGCGCAAGTGTGCGCCAACCTTTCCAATCGTGGCGTCAAAGACGTCTTTATCGTCTGCTGTGACGGGCTGAAAGGCCTACCAGAAGCAGTAGAGGCAACCTGGCCGAACTCTATGGTGCAAACCTGTATCGTGCACCTGATACGTGCCGCGAACCGGTGGGTGGCCTACGGTGATCGCCGGGCTGTATCCGCCGCGTTGAAGAAGGTCTACACCGCCGCAGACGAGTCCACAGCCAAGGCAGCTTTAGCCGAATTCGAGGCTTCCGAGTTGGGTGAGAAGTATCCACGCTCAGTCAAGGTCTGGCAGGACGCATGGGGGCGGTTTGTCCCGTTTCTGCAGTTCCCGCCAGCAGCGAGAAAGGTCATCTATACGACGAACTCCATTGAATCGTTTAATAATGAGCTGCGTAAAGCTACCCGCAACAGGGTGCAGTTCACCAATGATGAATCCGCGCTGAAGACGCTGTGGTTGATGATCTGCAACATTGAAGATAAACGAGCGGCAAAGAGGGCAAAGGAGGGCAAACGGGTCTCCGCGACAGCCGGCAGACTCATGGAAGGAGCCCGAGTTTCCGGTTGGAAACAAGCCATCAACCAAATGGCCGTGGCCTACCCCGACCGCTTCGACAAATACCTATAA
- a CDS encoding IS110 family transposase has protein sequence MSTTFDCPTGPVAGIDTHTDTHTVAVISDTGRHIATDTFPATNPGYVAISEFMATYGVTTVGVEGTSSYGAGLTRHLRTQKYSVVEVLRPTRAVRRRDGKSDPVDAVAAARQVLTGEALSIPKDTSGPVESLRGLQITRRQLVMTAAKLMTTIKSLLVTAPDEIRRRYSAMSTLVMVEALSRCRPSADLADPRNGVLLALKTLATTYRDLQKQGTQLEKHISILVEMINPHVTSIFGCGSVVAADLIVSVGDNPGRIHSEAALAHLCGAAPIPASSGRTHRHRLNRGGDRRANSALHRIALVRMHHDQRTRDYVAKRTKEGLSKKEILRCLKRAIVREVYRVLCLGQAVLPTGQVEVDELKARRIERQLSQAQVAEKLGCAPARISDIETGKRPLPELRLAYEELLKSA, from the coding sequence ATGTCTACCACTTTCGACTGCCCCACCGGCCCCGTTGCCGGAATCGACACCCACACCGATACCCACACTGTTGCCGTTATTTCGGACACCGGCCGGCACATCGCCACCGACACCTTCCCCGCCACCAACCCTGGCTACGTGGCGATTTCAGAGTTCATGGCAACCTACGGTGTCACCACCGTCGGTGTGGAAGGAACCAGCTCCTATGGAGCAGGCCTGACACGCCACCTTCGCACCCAGAAATACTCAGTCGTAGAAGTCTTACGCCCTACCCGGGCCGTTCGACGCCGGGACGGCAAATCAGACCCCGTTGATGCTGTCGCTGCCGCCCGCCAGGTGCTCACCGGGGAAGCCTTAAGCATCCCGAAAGACACTTCCGGGCCAGTGGAATCCCTCCGTGGGTTGCAGATCACCCGCCGTCAGCTCGTGATGACAGCAGCGAAACTGATGACAACGATCAAATCGTTGCTGGTCACAGCACCCGATGAGATTCGACGCCGCTATAGTGCGATGTCCACATTGGTCATGGTGGAGGCCTTGTCCCGGTGCCGACCATCAGCTGACCTGGCCGACCCCAGAAATGGGGTGCTCCTCGCGTTGAAGACATTAGCCACCACCTATCGTGATTTACAGAAACAGGGTACGCAGCTGGAAAAACACATCAGTATCCTGGTTGAGATGATCAATCCGCATGTGACCTCGATATTTGGGTGTGGTTCCGTGGTGGCTGCTGATCTGATTGTCAGTGTGGGGGATAATCCAGGCCGGATTCACTCCGAGGCAGCATTAGCTCATCTGTGCGGGGCCGCACCGATTCCGGCTAGTTCTGGACGGACTCATCGGCACCGTCTCAACCGGGGTGGTGATCGTCGGGCGAATTCTGCGTTGCATCGGATCGCGTTGGTGCGGATGCATCATGACCAACGCACCAGGGACTACGTAGCCAAACGCACCAAGGAAGGATTGTCGAAAAAGGAGATCTTACGGTGTCTGAAACGCGCCATTGTCAGGGAGGTCTACCGGGTGTTGTGCTTGGGTCAGGCCGTTCTTCCAACGGGCCAGGTAGAGGTTGATGAACTCAAAGCTCGACGGATCGAGAGGCAGTTATCGCAAGCCCAGGTTGCTGAAAAACTCGGGTGTGCCCCGGCGAGAATCAGTGATATCGAAACCGGCAAGCGCCCTTTGCCGGAGTTGAGGTTGGCTTATGAAGAACTTCTCAAATCAGCTTGA
- a CDS encoding IS3 family transposase (programmed frameshift), whose protein sequence is MFIVSQQRKKYTPEYRREAANLVIESERPIAHVAKEIGVSAGLLGRWVKLERERRGASDGMSEADLRAENARLRRELAEAKMDNEFLFKSDSLLRREATRAEKFELMQQEKANYSIKRMARLLKVSRSGYYKWADTQQKRLSGENDRAAFYDGVDRKIHQIWKDSDEVYGAPRITAELTERYQITLNRKTVAKRMRMMGIEGISPRAFVPVTTIQSKRKSALPDLVKRMFDTGELNRVWMSDITYLRTSEGWLYLCAVRDGHSRRVLGWAMDSVQDTCLVERALRMAHTLRGDVPNGLVFHADRGTQFTSEKLWEVCHNLGIAQSVGRTGVCFDNAMAESFWSTLKTEFYDRKRWPTRDAARKAVAYWMEVVYNRRRRHSALGRT, encoded by the exons ATGTTCATTGTGAGTCAACAGCGCAAGAAGTACACGCCGGAGTACCGGCGTGAAGCCGCGAACCTTGTAATCGAGTCAGAGCGCCCGATCGCTCATGTGGCTAAGGAGATTGGCGTCTCCGCCGGGCTTTTAGGCCGGTGGGTCAAACTCGAGCGTGAACGCCGAGGGGCCTCGGATGGGATGAGTGAGGCTGATCTTCGTGCTGAGAATGCTCGTCTGCGCCGTGAGTTGGCGGAAGCCAAGATGGATAATGAGTTCTTGT TCAAAAGCGACAGCCTTCTTCGCCGCGAAGCAACGCGAGCAGAAAAGTTCGAATTGATGCAGCAGGAGAAGGCAAACTACAGCATCAAACGCATGGCACGGCTATTAAAAGTGTCTCGGTCTGGATACTACAAATGGGCTGATACGCAGCAGAAGCGACTATCTGGCGAAAATGATCGTGCTGCATTTTACGATGGCGTTGACCGAAAGATTCATCAGATTTGGAAAGACTCCGATGAGGTTTATGGTGCTCCGCGGATCACCGCAGAACTTACCGAGCGCTACCAGATCACCCTGAATCGCAAGACTGTGGCTAAGCGGATGCGCATGATGGGCATTGAAGGGATTTCACCGCGTGCCTTTGTCCCGGTGACAACGATTCAATCCAAGCGTAAGTCAGCTCTTCCTGACCTGGTCAAGCGCATGTTTGATACTGGTGAGCTCAACCGAGTGTGGATGTCGGATATTACCTACCTACGCACCAGCGAGGGATGGTTGTACTTGTGTGCGGTCCGCGACGGCCATTCCCGCAGGGTGCTGGGATGGGCAATGGATAGCGTTCAAGATACATGCCTGGTCGAACGGGCCCTGCGGATGGCACATACACTGCGCGGTGACGTTCCTAATGGGCTGGTGTTCCACGCTGACCGCGGAACGCAATTTACCAGCGAGAAGCTCTGGGAAGTCTGCCATAACCTGGGCATTGCTCAGTCTGTGGGGCGTACTGGTGTGTGCTTTGATAACGCGATGGCTGAGTCGTTCTGGTCGACGCTTAAAACCGAGTTCTACGACCGTAAGCGTTGGCCTACCCGCGATGCTGCGCGCAAGGCCGTTGCCTACTGGATGGAAGTCGTTTACAACCGTCGGCGCCGGCACTCTGCACTAGGGAGGACCTGA